The nucleotide window aacgctgacatatcatcttcctcattgtcggtactcttatcaacagcattccagagctgtcgggctctgagcttgaccttcatggtcaccgaccactctacATAGTTGGTACGAGTTAGCGtcagccaactggtgccgctgacctcccgcaccgtgcgaacaacgacctccggttgtggctgggcagccacaacagTGACACTGCTGTTCGCCCATTTCCGAACCGCCCGTCATCGcgagcggttagtctggcgacgacgcttgtacggctctaataccacttgttagcccacaggatcaccggctcaggtgagtcgaccactcaccagtcttaccgagcacccgctagtgttgccgaagCACCCACTAGCTATGCCGACCACGAACGAGCAGTtatccgtccccacacactatggctagatgttgaagaagagagagaacaaaGTATACACACATAGTATAGGCACCAGCGTTGCCcagagccctgtataggagatggcaaaactggactttctttactgagttgccgtgacagtctatttatacaactctatacaCCTAGTTCTAGTACAGCGTACATGCTGGaatagtaactagataacatagtaGGACTGACTTCGACGTATgtctctgcatgtggctacagtgtggcaggtgagccgttcgacgCCTGCCTCTGCAGCGGCTACGGTACCATAGCAGGGAACCTTTTCGACGTCGTCTTCTCCttactgtgtgttcacacaaagaagcagtagattattctaACATGGACATGGAGACCTGGCGACAACAGTCTTCAGGGTTTCAGTACCGTAGGAACAACAAGGTTTCCCATGGTGTCAGACAGTGGCAACCAGCCTGCGAATCCATACAAAATTGCCGTCAAAACGCAGCGGCACCTGATCGGTTTCATGGTCTATTTTCACTTTCGGTGCTTCAAACTTATACCAGTCTATTCCCTCAAAAGGGAAAGGGAGAACACTTGATTTTCATCAGTTGCAGGCCTGAAATACCTGGAGCAGCAACAAAAAAATACAAGCGGTTTATGCCCAAATATCAAAGCTATCGCATTCATCCGATTTGTATTCACAACCAGAAATTTTGATTGATCGTTTTCCAATTTCGATAGTCTCAAAAAGACGAAAGGTATCCTTTCCCTGATTACAACAGCACGACAAAGTATCATCCTCAGCATTCTTTGCTTCAAAGAAATGCGTGagcagaaaaataaaataaaactaaGAATTGGACGATCCATGAACACTAGAACAAAGCCATGTTGCAGTGTCGCTATCATGTATACAAGCTGAAGCAAATCTACCCCTTTTCTCTTTCCTATTTATTTACATCTGATGGCCAAAAGGAGGCCTGCTCAATATCTGTTGGTAAGCTGGTGGAGATGCATTTGCCATTGGGAAGAGTGGTTGCGAGACAGGCTCTGCCTTTGGTTCTTCCGGCATCATAAGACCTGGGTACCCCTGCATAGCTGATGAATTTCCAACCATCTTTGTAGGGGCAAGTGATCCTAAAGAGGGCATTGGGATCGTCATGCCTGGCGGAACCTTCCCGAAGCGGAAATTGCCAGTTGTTGGTCCCAACTGTCCACTCGGTGGGAGACCGAAGGAGCTGAAAGGAGAAGCCGTACCAAAGTGAGCGAAGCTGGCTTGTGCAGGTTCTTGCCTACGGTGAGAACCACCAGCTTGTGGTGCAGATGGAGCGCTGCTAGAACCAGAACTACCTTGCCCACTGTTTCTGGCCGCTGGAACTTCATGGTTGTGCTTTCCCTCATATGTTGTGATGACTGATTTCAGATCATGTGATGCTCTTTCCACATGCTTGCGCACTGAACAGCCCGGGTGTGTACATTTGTAGTAGCTCCTGCAGACAAGTGAATCAATGTTACTTAATTTCAGGGGATGGAGGAATACAGTTAAGCAGTGTAAGAAATGGTAGTGAAAGTGTGACCTTGGATTTGGATTGCCCTTAACAACCTTCTGCCCATACTTGCGCCACCGATAACCGTCATCAAGAATGTCTACCTCACTTGTGGTCTGAACAACCACCCTAGGCTCCCGGACAGCTCTTGAGGCTGCAGGCCCCATGTCAATGGTACTGGTGGTGGAGGTAGTAGTAATAGCAGTAGCGCCTAAAGCATCTAGTTCCAGCTTCCTGAAAAAGAGTATCAGTGAATTCAGTACAGTCTCTGCATCAAGTCTTAAGTGGTTAACTGATAGACAATATTAACCTTCTTTTAGATTCAGTCTCATCTTCATCACCATCACACTCTATAGAAACAGTACCATGagttgccctctcctcctcttcaTTAGACAGTGTTGACGAGACATCAACTGCATCTTGAGACTCCAGGAGAGATGCATCACTATGCGCTGATACAGGAAGAAAAGCAGCTGATCTAGCCTCGACACCTTTGCCCTGCACCTTTATATTTGTTTCGTCAGCTTGCTGTTGGTCAGCTGAATAGTAACTATCACTGAACATGGAGCTAGATGTCTTCGCTTTAACAATTGTTGCACTAGTGTTATCCGTGACTGCGGTAAAGCTTGACTGAAGACTGGATTCCTGCTGATGAATATTCAACAAGGACTGCTTTTGCTGATAGGCACCATAGTCCTGTAGATCAAAACTTTTTTTAGGCACATGAATCAATTAAAAGGTATTTcatacaaaaaaacaaaaaagaggtTATTTTGGTGGTGAGGTTGGCATTAGAAGGAAGCCAAATAGTACTATAACACTACACTGCAAAAAGGAGGAAAAATACAGGTAGACACTAACAATCAAGGAAATAACCTTTTCTGCAGTAGAGAAACCTGTTTGTTCAGAACCTAAGTGGGGTTGGAAAGAAAACACATCATTATCAAATGTAGAATCTTCAGTTATCTTGGCAGCTGGTGGTATTGTTGACTTATCATTCGTAGCCATCAAAAATGGCAATGTGCCTGTGGTTGGAGAAGGCTGTGCCTGCAATATATATCATAACCAATTCAGCTAAGTCCGCGTGGCAAATATTAAAGCGCAGGCACAGggatgaatttgtaagtgttggTCCAAAATTAGCAGCTATAGAATCAAAACAGAAGCCAAGCTTCTAAGACACCAATCAGAGGACTATATTTCTAATATAACAATGTTTTGCACAGTAGACAACAATCGGTGCTGTAGTCACATGCATAAGTATACTGTAGAAAAATCATGTTCTATACAGTAGGCACCAATCAATGTTCTTCTATACTGTACCAAATTCAATGTCTGAAAACTGCAATATGAAAGTCTTCAGTGCTTGCTCCAATTATGACTTTATTTCAACCTTGGATAATAGTGTAActgttatgtggc belongs to Miscanthus floridulus cultivar M001 chromosome 4, ASM1932011v1, whole genome shotgun sequence and includes:
- the LOC136552000 gene encoding probable WRKY transcription factor 2, translated to MAGASNHGSLIDEWLPPPTPSPRTLMSSFLNEEFSSEPFSGFFSEHGTNKTHDQSEKSREVVNSSEEVPAHAVNDPFQKGFSLKPTLFSANHKSNSNGGLAERRAARAGFSVAKIDTSRVGSSAVIRSPVSIPPGLSPTTLLESPVFLYNKMAQPSPTTGTLPFLMATNDKSTIPPAAKITEDSTFDNDVFSFQPHLGSEQTGFSTAEKDYGAYQQKQSLLNIHQQESSLQSSFTAVTDNTSATIVKAKTSSSMFSDSYYSADQQQADETNIKVQGKGVEARSAAFLPVSAHSDASLLESQDAVDVSSTLSNEEEERATHGTVSIECDGDEDETESKRRKLELDALGATAITTTSTTSTIDMGPAASRAVREPRVVVQTTSEVDILDDGYRWRKYGQKVVKGNPNPRSYYKCTHPGCSVRKHVERASHDLKSVITTYEGKHNHEVPAARNSGQGSSGSSSAPSAPQAGGSHRRQEPAQASFAHFGTASPFSSFGLPPSGQLGPTTGNFRFGKVPPGMTIPMPSLGSLAPTKMVGNSSAMQGYPGLMMPEEPKAEPVSQPLFPMANASPPAYQQILSRPPFGHQM